A DNA window from Trichosurus vulpecula isolate mTriVul1 chromosome 2, mTriVul1.pri, whole genome shotgun sequence contains the following coding sequences:
- the SBK2 gene encoding serine/threonine-protein kinase SBK2, whose amino-acid sequence MTGEKGEEDGEALTWDLEDLTMEELSEGQAAARALEDMLTLSSQTLVQAEVEDLYDEVRQLGQGRFGRVLLVTHRQRGTPMALKLLSKASTTRKGFLYEFCVGLTLGSHPGIVATYGIGLETQACYGFLSEPALHGDLIALIQPQRGLPDSAAQLCAQQLSLALEHIHSHGLVYRDLKPENVLVFEPGCRLVKLTDFGHTRPRGTLLRLAGPPIPYTAPELCSPTRWPEGLPIQPSLDAWALGVLLFCLLTGYFPWDQPVPSEDPFYQDFLDWRDSGKTCDRPAPWVGLTPVADRLLGVLLDPQPRHRGPVGSVRAFLGQSWQKARSPEVARKRGEREEEEEEEEEEGAE is encoded by the exons ATGACAGGAGAGAAGGGTGAGGAAGACGGGGAGGCCCTGACCTGGGACCTGGAAGATCTCACGATGGAGGAGCTGAGTGAGGGGCAAGCAGCTGCCCGGGCCCTGGAGGACATGCTGACTCTGAGCTCCCAGACGCTGGTTCAGGCTGAGGTTGAGGACCTCTATGATGAGGTCCGCCAGCTGGGCCAGGGCCGCTTTGGCCGAGTCTTGCTGGTCACCCACCGACAAAGAG GGACTCCCATGGCCCTTAAGCTTCTCTCCAAGGCTTCTACAACTCGCAAAGGGTTTCTTTACGAGTTCTGTGTGGGACTGACCCTTGGCTCTCACCCTGGCATCGTGGCCACCTATGGCATTGGGCTGGAGACACAGGCCTGCTACGGCTTCCTCTCAGAGCCGGCCCTGCATGGGGACCTCATTGCCTTGATCCAGCCCCAG AGGGGCCTTCCCGATTCCGCAGCTCAGCTGTGTGCACAGCAGCTCTCCCTGGCCCTGGAGCACATCCATTCCCATGGCCTCGTATACCGAGACCTGAAGCCAGAAAACGTGTTGGTCTTTGAGCCCGGCTGCCGGCTGGTGAAGCTGACCGACTTTGGGCATACTCGGCCCCGGGGGACCCTGCTGCGCCTGGCTGGGCCCCCCATCCCCTACACGGCCCCTGAGCTCTGCAGCCCAACCCGCTGGCCTGAGGGTCTTCCCATCCAGCCCTCCCTGGATGCCTGGGCCCTGGGTGTcctcctcttctgtctcctcaCCGGCTACTTCCCCTGGGACCAGCCCGTGCCCAGTGAAGACCCCTTCTACCAGGATTTCCTGGACTGGAGAGATTCCGGGAAGACCTGTGACCGCCCTGCACCCTGGGTTGGTTTGACCCCTGTGGCCGATCGGCTGCTGGGGGTGCTGCTCGACCCTCAGCCCCGGCACAGGGGCCCTGTGGGCTCAGTCCGGGCCTTTCTGGGCCAGTCCTGGCAGAAGGCTAGGAGCCCAGAGGTAGCCAGGAAGAGGGgcgagagggaggaggaagaggaggaggaagaggaggagggtgcCGAGTGA
- the SSC5D gene encoding soluble scavenger receptor cysteine-rich domain-containing protein SSC5D: protein MRVLACLLAVLMGIQAVERLRLAGGPHGCAGRLEVRHGGRWGTVCDDGWDLRDAAVACRELGCGGALAAPAGAFFGEGIGPVWLSELACRGSESRLGLCRHRGWKAHICSHEEDAGLVCVGQRATNSRPDSTEPLDRELWSEGSPTSPERLRLAGGPHGCAGRLEVWHGGRWGTVCDDGWDLRDAAVACRELGCGGALAAPGGARFGEGSGPVWMDDVGCGGGEQALQDCPRSPWGRSNCDHTEDAGLVCEGPAPHLRLAGGPNGCAGRLEVWHGGRWGTVCDDGWDLRDAAVACRELGCGGALAAPGGAFFGEGAGPILLDDLRCKGNETSLGFCPARPWGQHDCHHREDAGAVCDGLPLGLPTPGSSDGAPETQTPTSRLSPASPTTLPERGPEEGTPRLRLVSGPGQCAGRLEVWYGGRWGTVCDDGWDVRDAMVACRELGCGVPREPGPAPGRFGWGEGPIWLDDVACSGIEVRLANCPAAPWGKHNCAHNEDVGVTCTGNLGPDSVPDPFSWSWAPEPRGDGQNWPVRRWTTENPGDMATQLTTSSPGTTVPKPPGRTPHSSKKWATKKPRKPTVRPPGQSTTKVPRRQTTRVLPGQATPQLTTQAPRGQSPQVFPKLTTRAPRGQSPQASPKLTTQATRGQTSQAFPKLTTQAHRGQTLQDSLLLPNPTSLPTMPVTSSASPPLATQPSQRQPSQVTPQLSTQVPKETTLRDRDEGSPETSLDPGSSTPGTESRWEAFKTLPTSTPKNLSSPQTWPGSGESGLFRLRLSDGPDRCAGRLEVWHGDVWGTVCDDGWDPRDAAVACRELGCGGIRPRVGKTYYGSGTGPIWLDDVGCVGIEASLGDCPASPWGVHNCEHQEDVGLTCTGDMEDDSDLPWSWDTSSRRDMAQGSFTTAAPGHDLAFQTPWDHRDPDFQDWSRPLQHTAAPEETPNPDLQLTADTSPQLTSDPSPQLTSDPSPQLTTESNPQLTSDLRLSLTTDPSPQLTPSSDKQLTPDPSPQLTTDPGQLLTLDPNPLLISDISQKLTSDVVLDLTSDPRPQLTPDSTPQLTSDFSPMSVATFNTDLQFVDPGPQPSPDSAPELTSDFTPKGELTPSSTPPPIPDVAPQLTSDTNQQLTIESFSQLTSDPSPQLTPNSAEPQFTPDSISHLTSDLSLQMTSDPTFTPVLTTEPSVDSQLTSTSSPTQTKQLMSDPSPSPKVTTAYPSVHGLTPDLSSSIPLVPELSPTSQQARVPPASPGLPSEYTPSLPPEPASSSQTPTALGVSPAGTSTAAPSTAPSPSPEPSEAPSMSPTPTRTPDSVSRQRFAQNSSITVASESTINPAPTPDQGPQHTTPKHPPTAGSGRVLDGPSVPPQSPGPSDMETGQCVLATPPSPTILRVMACEPPALRELVGAVKDVSKQLRSLTQAVQQNQDERRAAGLELGQLVEAIRGLGDLGQALRGLVEASRPPMAPGLQEEEEERPRRGDV from the exons ATGAGGGTCCTGGCCTGCCTCCTTG CTGTTCTGATGGGGATTCAGGCTGTGG AGCGACTTCGTCTGGCTGGGGGCCCCCACGGCTGTGCTGGGCGGCTGGAGGTGCGGCACGGGGGGCGCTGGGGAACGGTGTGTGACGACGGCTGGGACCTGCGGGATGCTGCGGTGGCCTGCAGGGAGCTGGGCTGTGGAGGAGCCCTGGCCGCCCCTGCAGGGGCTTTCTTTGGAGAGGGGATTGGGCCAGTCTGGCTGAGTGAGCTGGCTTGTCGTGGGTCTGAGAGTCGGCTGGGCCTCTGTCGCCACCGGGGCTGGAAGGCCCACATCTGCTCCCATGAGGAGGATGCTGGCCTCGTCTGTGTAG GTCAGCGGGCAACCAACTCGAGACCAGATTCAACAGAGCCCCTGGACCGGGAGCTGTGGTCTGAGGGCTCCCCAACATCCCCAG AGCGTCTGCGCCTGGCAGGGGGGCCCCACGGCTGTGCTGGGCGGCTGGAGGTGTGGCATGGGGGCCGCTGGGGGACGGTGTGTGATGACGGCTGGGACCTGCGGGATGCTGCGGTGGCTTGCAGGGAGCTGGGCTGTGGGGGAGCCCTGGCCGCCCCTGGGGGGGCCCGCTTTGGGGAGGGGTCGGGCCCCGTTTGGATGGACGATGTGGGCTGCGGAGGTGGGGAGCAGGCCCTCCAGGACTGTCCTCGGAGCCCCTGGGGACGAAGCAACTGTGACCACACAGAGGATGCTGGACTAGTCTGTGAAG gCCCAGCTCCCCACTTGCGCCTGGCTGGGGGTCCCAATGGCTGTGCTGGGCGGCTGGAGGTGTGGCATGGAGGCCGCTGGGGGACAGTGTGTGATGATGGCTGGGACCTGCGGGATGCTGCTGTGGCCTGTAGAGAACTGGGCTGTGGTGGTGCCCTTGCTGCCCCTGGAGGGGCCTTctttggggagggggctgggcCCATCCTGCTGGATGACCTTCGGTGCAAGGGGAATGAGACATCCCTGGGGTTTTGCCCAGCCCGCCCCTGGGGCCAGCATGATTGTCACCACCGAGAGGACGCAGGGGCTGTGTGTGATG GTCTGCCTCTGGGCTTGCCCACCCCAGGCAGCAGCGATGGGGCCCCAGAGACTCAGACCCCCACTAGCAGACTCTCTCCTGCCTCTCCCACCACCCTGCCGGAACGAGGCCCTGAGGAGG GTACCCCCCGCCTTCGCCTGGTGTCTGGGCCAGGCCAGTGTGCTGGGAGGCTAGAGGTGTGGTATGGTGGTCGCTGGGGCACTGTGTGTGATGATGGCTGGGATGTGCGAGATGCCATGGTGGCCTGCCGAGAGCTGGGCTGTGGTGTTCCCCGGGAGCCAGGCCCTGCCCCTGGCCGCTTTGGCTGGGGGGAAGGCCCCATCTGGCTGGATGACGTGGCCTGCAGTGGGATTGAGGTCCGGCTGGCCAACTGCCCTGCGGCCCCCTGGGGGAAACACAACTGTGCCCATAATGAGGATGTGGGGGTCACTTGCACAG GGAATCTTGGACCTGACTCAGTCCCAGACCCCTTCAGCTGGAGCTGGGCCCCAGAGCCACGTGGGGATGGACAGAACTGGCCCGTCAGGAGGTGGACCACTGAGAATCCGGGGGACATGGCCACTCAGCTGACCACTAGCAGCCCTGGAACAACAGTGCCCAAGCCACCAGGGAGGACTCCACACAGCTCCAAAAAGTGGGCTACAAAGAAACCACGGAAACCAACTGTGCGACCCCCTGGACAATCAACCACTAAGGTCCCAAGGAGGCAGACAACTCGGGTTCTACCAGGCCAGGCCACTCCTCAACTGACCACACAGGCTCCCCGAGGCCAGAGCCCCCAGGTCTTCCCAAAACTGACCACACGGGCTCCCCGAGGCCAGAGCCCCCAGGCCTCCCCCAAGCTGACCACACAGGCTACCCGAGGCCAGACCTCTCAGGCCTTCCCCAAACTGACCACGCAGGCTCACCGAGGGCAGACCCTCCAGGACTCACTACTGCTGCCCAATCCGACCTCACTACCCACCATGCCAGTGACATCTTCGGCCAGCCCCCCACTGGCCACTCAGCCCTCACAAAGACAACCTTCTCAGGTCACACCACAGCTAAGCACTCAAGTCCCCAAGGAAACAACCCTAAGAGATCGAGATGAAGGTTCCCCTGAAACCTCCCTAGACCCAGGCTCTTCCACACCTGGGACTGAGAGCAGGTGGGAGGCCTTCAAGACTTTACCCACAAGCACTCCCAAAAACTTGTCCTCTCCCCAGACCTGGCCAGGCTCTGGAGAGTCAG GTCTCTTTAGGCTGCGTCTCTCAGATGGACCCGATCGGTGTGCTGGGCGGTTGGAGGTATGGCATGGTGACGTCTGGGGAACAGTGTGTGATGATGGCTGGGATCCCCGAGATGCGGCTGTCGCTTGCCGGGAGCTGGGCTGTGGTGGGATCCGGCCCCGTGTGGGCAAAACCTACTACGGATCTGGGACCGGCCCGATCTGGCTAGATGACGTGGGCTGTGTGGGCATTGAGGCCTCACTAGGGGACTGTCCAGCCTCACCCTGGGGGGTCCACAACTGTGAGCATCAGGAAGATGTGGGGCTCACCTGTACAG GAGACATGGAGGACGACAGTGATCTCCCCTGGTCCTGGGACACCAGTTCTCGAAGGGACATGGCCCAGGGGAGCTTCACGACAGCTGCTCCTGGCCATGACCTTGCCTTTCAGACCCCCTGGGACCACAGAGATCCAG aTTTTCAAGATTGGTCTCGGCCCCTCCAGCATACTGCGGCTCCCGAGGAGACCCCCAATCCAGATCTCCAGCTGACTGCTGACACCAGCCCACAGCTGACCTCTGACCCCAGCCCACAGCTGACCTCTGACCCCAGCCCACAGCTGACCACTGAATCTAACCCACAGTTGACCTCTGATCTCAGACTATCTCTGACCACTGACCCCAGTCCACAGCTGACCCCTAGCTCAGACAAACAGCTAACTCCTGACCCCAGTCCACAGCTAACCACTGACCCTGGCCAACTACTGACCCTTGACCCCAACCCCCTGCTGATCTCTGATATCAGCCAAAAACTGACTTCAGATGTCGTCCTAGACCTGACCTCGGACCCCAGACCACAACTGACCCCAGATTCTACACCTCAGCTGACCTCTGACTTCTCCCCAATGTCAGTGGCAACCTTCAACACTGACCTACAATTTGTTGATCCTGGCCCACAGCCGAGCCCTGACTCTGCCCCAGAGCTCACCTCTGACTTTACCCCTAAAGGAGAGCTCACCCCTTCATCCACTCCACCGCCAATACCTGATGTTGCCCCGCAGTTGACATCTGATACCAACCAACAACTGACCATTGAGTCTTTCTCACAGTTGACCTCTGACCCTAGCCCACAGCTGACCCCCAACTCTGCTGAACCACAATTCACTCCTGATTCTATCTCCCACCTGACCTCTGACCTGTCCCTGCAGATGACTTCTGACCCCACCTTCACACCAGTACTGACCACTGAGCCCTCTGTAGACTCACAGCTGACCTCCACCTCTAGTCCTACCCAAACAAAACAGCTGATGTCTGACCCTTCTCCAAGCCCAAAGGTGACCACTGCCTACCCCAGTGTTCATGGGCTGACCCCTGACTTGTCCTCTTCTATACCTCTGGTCCCAGAGCTCAGTCCCACCTCCCAGCAAGCCAGAGTGCCTCCTGCCAGCCCAGGGCTGCCCTCAGAGTACACACCATCTCTGCCACCTGAGCCTGCTAGCAGCTCACAGACCCCCACAGCCCTCGGGGTGAGTCCAGCTGGGACCTCCACAGCAGCTCCTAGCactgcccccagccccagccctgagCCTTCGGAGGCTCCATCCATGAGTCCCACACCAACCAGGACCCCAGATTCTGTCTCGAGGCAAAGGTTTGCTCAAAATTCAAGCATCACTGTAGCCTCAGAGTCCACCATTAACCCTGCCCCAACTCCAGACCAGGGTCCGCAGCACACCACCCCCAAGCATCCTCCAACAGCTGGCTCTGGGAGGGTCTTGGATGGTCCTTCGGTGCCCCCACAGTCCCCTGGTCCCAGTGACATGGAGACTGGTCAGTGCGTGCTggccactcccccctcccccaccatcctcCGAGTCATGGCCTGTGAGCCCCCGGCCCTGAGGGAGTTGGTTGGAGCAGTGAAAGATGTGAGTAAACAGCTGCGAAGCCTGACCCAGGCAGTCCAGCAGAACCAAGATGAGAGAAGGGCAGCCGGGCTGGAGCTGGGGCAGCTGGTGGAGGCCATCAGGGGCTTGGGTGATCTGGGTCAGGCCCTGAGAGGGCTAGTGGAGGCATCAAGGCCCCCCATGGCCCCCGGGctccaagaggaggaggaggagagaccaCGGAGAGGAGACGTGTGA